In Limisalsivibrio acetivorans, one genomic interval encodes:
- a CDS encoding cupin domain-containing protein, with protein MGYGTKLREIRKKLGMTLEDISQKTGFTKSFISQIENGKNSPSIASLKKICYALGTTISELFEDERNIVNIFKYEDYNVLKNKSITMTFPASKLVNRKLEPIIIELDPYSETGSESYQHIGEEFGYVLEGEMSVVIGNEEHNLKQGESIYFSSNLPHRIRNRNDKPAKAFWVGTPPSF; from the coding sequence ATGGGCTATGGAACAAAACTCAGGGAGATTCGTAAGAAGCTGGGGATGACACTCGAGGATATTTCCCAGAAAACCGGCTTTACCAAGAGCTTTATAAGCCAGATTGAGAATGGAAAGAACTCCCCCTCTATCGCATCCCTTAAAAAAATATGCTATGCACTCGGCACAACCATAAGCGAGCTCTTCGAAGACGAACGAAATATTGTTAACATCTTTAAGTACGAGGACTATAACGTACTTAAAAACAAAAGTATAACTATGACCTTCCCCGCATCCAAGCTGGTTAACAGGAAGCTTGAGCCGATTATTATCGAGCTCGACCCCTACAGCGAAACAGGCTCAGAGAGCTATCAGCACATCGGTGAAGAATTCGGCTACGTGCTTGAGGGTGAGATGAGTGTTGTTATCGGCAACGAGGAGCATAACCTCAAACAGGGTGAGTCCATATACTTCAGTTCAAACCTTCCTCATAGGATAAGAAACCGGAATGATAAGCCCGCAAAGGCTTTTTGGGTGGGTACGCCGCCTAGCTTTTAA
- a CDS encoding Gx transporter family protein, producing MQYQDRIARIGVYAALTLVLGVVENMIPLPLPGVRLGLSNIGIMLAIWVLDAPAAFTVALIKSVLVPLLTGNMIVKLSIGLPATMAAAFFMLTYHKFCVKYISPVSMGALGGFVHICIQFVMVNTLYIRSHALYALLPWFAVIAVLTGTVTGYLTLKLLEHAENSTEVA from the coding sequence ATGCAGTATCAAGATAGGATCGCCCGCATAGGTGTTTACGCTGCCCTGACGCTCGTTCTGGGTGTTGTGGAAAACATGATCCCCCTGCCGTTACCCGGTGTAAGGTTGGGGCTTTCAAATATAGGCATAATGCTCGCCATCTGGGTTCTTGATGCTCCGGCAGCCTTCACAGTGGCTCTGATAAAGAGCGTTCTGGTCCCCCTGCTCACAGGGAATATGATAGTGAAACTCTCCATAGGTCTCCCCGCCACAATGGCGGCGGCTTTTTTCATGCTGACATATCACAAATTTTGCGTTAAATACATAAGTCCGGTAAGCATGGGAGCACTGGGCGGATTTGTCCATATCTGCATACAGTTTGTTATGGTGAATACGCTCTATATCAGGAGCCATGCACTCTACGCTCTGCTTCCGTGGTTTGCCGTTATTGCAGTGCTGACCGGAACCGTCACAGGTTACCTGACTCTCAAACTGCTCGAACACGCAGAAAATTCTACCGAGGTTGCCTAA
- a CDS encoding nucleoside deaminase — translation MSFEFSMEDRFFMEKAIELGREAALEGEVPIGAVVVQDGDIIGRGRNSKWVAKTATSHAEILAIEDASKHNGDWRLDGCSLYVTIEPCLMCAGAIIHSRIRNVVFGASEPKFGGVVTLANTFDIEGLNHRVNYRYGLFAEEIRGMMKDFFRDLRKKAT, via the coding sequence ATGAGCTTCGAGTTTTCAATGGAGGATCGCTTCTTTATGGAGAAGGCCATCGAGCTTGGAAGGGAGGCAGCTCTGGAGGGTGAGGTACCCATCGGTGCTGTCGTGGTGCAGGATGGTGATATCATCGGACGTGGGCGCAACTCCAAATGGGTTGCAAAAACCGCCACCAGCCATGCGGAGATCCTTGCCATTGAGGACGCCTCCAAACACAACGGCGATTGGCGGCTGGACGGTTGTTCGTTGTATGTAACCATAGAGCCCTGCCTCATGTGTGCCGGCGCCATCATACATTCGAGGATACGAAACGTTGTATTTGGAGCATCGGAGCCAAAATTCGGCGGGGTTGTGACCCTTGCCAACACCTTCGACATAGAGGGGCTTAACCACAGGGTTAACTACCGCTACGGCTTGTTCGCTGAGGAGATTCGGGGGATGATGAAGGATTTTTTTCGTGATCTGAGAAAAAAAGCTACATAA
- a CDS encoding long-chain-fatty-acid--CoA ligase: MSFENLPNILFSNASKRGGKPFLRYEGEKYTYDQINKLTNRIASALMTKGVSKGDRVCCLLENSPEFIISLFAVTKCGAVFVPVNTFLKRDEVAYILNDSGAKYLITSPAFHEAASGIEKEAENLKGIMSYEETGFRSENLYTLSADFSDNDVETGLSGDDTAVIIYSSGTTGHPKGAVLSHSNLVSNADACLKRFKVKRNDRFLLFLPAFHSYALMTCVILPPYCGASIIILKGVQELKKKSFKKVLIFQRPTFFLGIPQVYIALNKSSMPAWFRKFVYPIRLHVSGGAPLPEEIIEGFSEKFGKPIIEGYGLSEASPVVSVNFTKKQKPLSVGPALDGVEVKVVDEREMELPLGEVGELIVRGPNVMKGYWNMPGLTNETIRNGWLFTGDLAKIDEEGFIYIVDRKKDLILVKGMNVYPREIEEVLHRYEGVEAAAVIGIPDRHSGEVPEAYIKPKEDAELDPSAIKKFLRERLANYKIPKHVIIKEDLPLTATGKILKRELKAEVLEKIRNKKNENQ, encoded by the coding sequence ATGAGTTTTGAAAACCTGCCTAATATTCTCTTCTCAAACGCTTCGAAAAGAGGAGGGAAGCCCTTCCTGCGATATGAAGGTGAAAAATACACCTACGATCAGATAAACAAGCTTACCAACCGCATAGCATCAGCCCTTATGACTAAAGGTGTTTCAAAGGGGGACAGGGTATGCTGTCTCCTTGAAAACTCGCCGGAGTTTATCATAAGCCTCTTCGCTGTAACTAAATGCGGAGCGGTATTCGTACCCGTAAACACCTTCCTTAAGAGGGATGAGGTGGCATACATCCTCAACGACAGCGGTGCGAAATACCTTATAACATCACCCGCCTTCCACGAGGCCGCCTCAGGCATCGAAAAAGAGGCTGAGAACCTCAAGGGTATAATGAGCTATGAGGAGACCGGCTTCCGTTCGGAGAACCTCTACACCCTGTCTGCGGATTTCTCCGATAACGATGTGGAAACGGGGCTATCGGGTGACGATACGGCGGTTATCATCTATTCCTCTGGAACAACAGGACACCCCAAGGGGGCTGTACTCAGCCACAGCAACCTTGTGTCCAATGCGGATGCTTGTCTTAAGCGATTCAAGGTAAAGCGAAACGACAGGTTCCTACTGTTTCTTCCGGCGTTTCACTCCTATGCACTCATGACATGCGTAATCCTCCCCCCCTACTGCGGAGCATCGATTATTATACTTAAAGGGGTTCAGGAGCTTAAGAAGAAGAGCTTCAAGAAGGTTCTCATATTCCAGCGGCCCACCTTCTTCCTCGGCATTCCCCAGGTGTATATCGCACTTAACAAATCGAGCATGCCCGCATGGTTCAGGAAGTTCGTTTACCCTATCCGCCTCCATGTAAGCGGCGGTGCCCCACTGCCCGAGGAGATCATAGAAGGCTTCAGCGAAAAGTTCGGTAAGCCTATCATCGAAGGCTACGGCCTTTCAGAGGCTTCCCCCGTTGTTTCCGTAAACTTCACAAAGAAGCAGAAGCCCCTCTCCGTTGGTCCTGCACTAGACGGCGTTGAGGTTAAGGTTGTGGATGAGAGAGAGATGGAGCTCCCCTTGGGCGAGGTTGGCGAGCTTATCGTGCGGGGTCCGAACGTGATGAAGGGTTACTGGAACATGCCCGGCCTCACCAACGAAACCATCCGCAACGGCTGGCTCTTCACGGGCGATCTTGCAAAGATCGATGAAGAGGGCTTCATCTATATCGTGGACCGGAAAAAGGATCTCATCCTTGTTAAGGGTATGAACGTTTACCCCAGAGAGATAGAAGAGGTTCTGCACCGCTATGAGGGTGTGGAGGCGGCAGCTGTCATAGGCATACCAGACAGACACAGCGGAGAGGTCCCCGAAGCATACATAAAGCCGAAGGAGGATGCTGAACTAGATCCTTCCGCCATTAAGAAGTTCCTCAGGGAGCGTCTGGCGAACTACAAGATACCCAAACATGTAATAATAAAAGAGGATCTCCCCCTCACTGCCACAGGAAAGATCCTGAAACGTGAGCTAAAGGCTGAGGTTCTCGAAAAGATAAGAAACAAAAAAAACGAAAACCAGTAA
- a CDS encoding FAD:protein FMN transferase, translating to MPALLGRTLLLLLISITILSCADEPEKRIFYALGTLVEIRSENGMQDAVKAAADTVNTLENRITSFEDNYTVAEDGAFIETSENWRILFDYAAELSKLSGGRFDISTGGLVKLYGFPEGPYRVPSENEIEHALTKTGIKAELLTRDRIVKVSETTIDTGAYSKGFIVDKAAEAMMEAGETAGIVNAGGDLYAFGEKNSGKWRIAVKHPDDPENILTTVLLKDKAIATSGDYERFFERDGVIYHHILNAKTGKPARLYKSVSVIAESCMEADGLATVYFLLPPEEVEILCEKLDTPVMLYKHDRTAIKLCGWGRFET from the coding sequence ATGCCCGCATTGCTCGGCAGAACTCTACTTCTCCTTCTAATAAGCATAACGATATTATCCTGCGCAGATGAACCGGAGAAAAGGATCTTTTATGCTCTCGGAACACTGGTTGAGATCCGCTCGGAAAATGGGATGCAGGATGCCGTCAAGGCAGCCGCAGACACTGTTAACACCCTTGAGAATCGAATAACATCCTTTGAGGACAATTACACAGTTGCAGAGGACGGCGCTTTCATAGAAACCTCTGAGAACTGGCGCATCCTATTCGACTACGCCGCAGAACTGAGCAAGCTTTCAGGCGGCAGGTTCGATATATCCACCGGCGGACTTGTTAAGTTATACGGATTCCCGGAGGGTCCCTACCGTGTTCCATCGGAGAATGAGATTGAGCACGCACTCACAAAAACGGGGATAAAAGCGGAGCTGCTCACAAGGGATAGGATTGTAAAGGTCAGCGAAACAACCATAGATACAGGGGCATACTCCAAGGGCTTCATTGTGGATAAAGCAGCAGAAGCAATGATGGAAGCTGGAGAAACCGCAGGGATTGTAAATGCCGGCGGTGATCTATACGCCTTCGGCGAGAAGAATAGCGGCAAATGGCGCATAGCTGTCAAACACCCCGACGATCCGGAAAACATCCTTACCACTGTTCTTCTCAAGGACAAAGCCATAGCCACCAGCGGCGATTACGAACGTTTCTTCGAGCGTGACGGAGTAATATACCACCACATCCTCAATGCTAAAACGGGAAAACCTGCCAGGCTTTATAAAAGTGTCAGCGTGATTGCAGAGAGCTGTATGGAGGCGGATGGCCTTGCAACGGTGTATTTCCTTCTCCCCCCCGAAGAGGTTGAAATCCTTTGTGAGAAGCTGGATACCCCGGTAATGCTTTACAAGCATGATAGAACCGCAATTAAGCTCTGCGGCTGGGGGAGATTTGAAACCTAG
- a CDS encoding polyprenyl synthetase family protein: protein MILENVLKMVENQRDEVEKELLANLDSDVPMVNEVASYVFESGGKRLRPVFLVLSSLLCGYNGPRSIVLSGVVEYIHTATLLHDDVIDGAKYRRGRKSANNVFGNDITVLCGDFLYSRAFMNLVKDGSPEVQMILAVAARTMSEGEVFQLVKTADIKITLDDYLKIINSKTAILFSSCCEIGAILGEAGNDKQVALREFGKNLGIAFQMSDDILDYLGDESKTGKKPGTDLNEGKITLPVILLIESATEAEKKEIRSIIVSDKTTDENLDYITSLMKKYDVKKKSEEVVDRYTALAKQNLDMFPESEYRRALECLADHMIKREE, encoded by the coding sequence ATGATCTTGGAAAATGTCTTAAAAATGGTTGAAAACCAGAGGGATGAGGTGGAGAAGGAGCTTCTTGCCAACCTTGACTCCGATGTTCCGATGGTTAATGAAGTAGCGTCATACGTATTCGAGAGCGGCGGTAAGCGTCTTCGCCCCGTTTTTCTCGTTTTATCGTCCCTCCTCTGCGGGTATAATGGACCCCGTTCCATAGTGCTCAGCGGCGTAGTGGAATATATCCATACCGCAACCCTTCTCCATGACGATGTTATCGACGGTGCGAAATACCGCCGCGGGAGAAAGAGTGCAAACAACGTCTTCGGAAATGACATAACGGTTCTCTGCGGGGATTTTCTCTATTCCAGAGCTTTCATGAACCTTGTTAAGGATGGCAGCCCTGAGGTGCAGATGATTCTGGCAGTTGCCGCCAGAACCATGAGCGAGGGGGAGGTCTTCCAGCTTGTAAAAACCGCAGATATAAAGATAACCCTTGATGACTATCTTAAGATAATAAACAGCAAAACCGCCATACTCTTCTCCAGCTGTTGCGAGATCGGAGCGATACTTGGCGAGGCTGGCAACGATAAACAGGTCGCACTCAGAGAGTTCGGCAAGAATCTGGGGATAGCCTTCCAGATGAGTGACGACATCCTAGACTACCTTGGTGATGAGAGTAAAACAGGTAAAAAGCCCGGAACGGATCTGAACGAAGGGAAGATAACCCTCCCCGTAATCCTTCTTATTGAATCTGCCACAGAGGCAGAGAAAAAAGAGATAAGAAGTATAATTGTTTCGGACAAAACCACCGATGAAAACCTTGACTACATCACGTCACTGATGAAAAAATACGATGTAAAGAAGAAGTCGGAAGAGGTTGTGGACAGGTATACTGCCCTCGCCAAACAGAATCTGGACATGTTCCCCGAGAGCGAATACCGCAGGGCCCTTGAATGCCTTGCGGATCACATGATAAAAAGGGAAGAATAA
- a CDS encoding Maf family protein — translation MYQSIILASGSPRRRELMSRLNINFQYVTSDVKEEFNDSDPFGDQAMKVAAMKAYNVSNLYDDAFIIAADTIVIHEGIMYGKPKSGDDVRNTLRKLSGNEHEVITGVALINKREGFCERFYESTKVFFRDFTDDFIDWYIETEEPFDKAGSYAIQGKGCLMVKRIEGDYDNVVGLPVSELFQRMLKLGVRPGGLHEF, via the coding sequence ATGTATCAATCAATAATTCTCGCCAGCGGCTCCCCCAGAAGAAGGGAACTCATGAGCAGGCTGAATATCAACTTCCAGTACGTAACAAGCGATGTGAAGGAAGAATTTAACGATAGTGACCCCTTCGGAGATCAGGCAATGAAGGTTGCCGCCATGAAGGCCTACAACGTAAGCAACCTTTATGACGATGCCTTTATCATAGCCGCAGATACCATCGTAATTCATGAGGGTATTATGTACGGAAAGCCCAAAAGTGGCGATGATGTACGTAATACTCTGCGCAAGCTTAGCGGCAACGAACATGAGGTTATCACAGGCGTTGCCCTTATAAACAAGCGTGAGGGATTCTGCGAACGCTTCTACGAATCCACAAAGGTATTCTTCAGGGATTTCACCGATGACTTTATAGACTGGTATATCGAAACCGAAGAGCCCTTCGATAAGGCCGGCTCCTATGCCATACAGGGTAAGGGATGCCTTATGGTCAAACGTATAGAGGGGGACTACGACAACGTTGTGGGCCTTCCTGTAAGCGAACTGTTCCAGAGGATGCTGAAGCTGGGGGTTCGTCCCGGAGGTCTCCATGAGTTTTGA
- a CDS encoding gamma carbonic anhydrase family protein: protein MDNIIRRLDKGPEYGERVFVADNAVVIGDVELGDDSSVWYSVVIRGDVEKISIGKCSNVQDGSVIHVTKDTYPTVLKDFVTIGHSVTLHGCTIENNVLVGIGSVVMDDAVIGENSIVAAGSLVPPGKKYPAGSLIMGSPAKVVKELSAEDIKGIRDYADRYVMYKNIYLDRRK from the coding sequence ATGGATAACATCATCAGGAGACTTGATAAGGGGCCCGAATACGGCGAACGTGTTTTTGTTGCTGACAATGCCGTTGTCATTGGAGATGTGGAATTAGGGGACGACAGCAGTGTATGGTACAGCGTGGTTATCCGGGGTGATGTGGAGAAGATCTCCATCGGGAAGTGCTCCAATGTACAGGACGGTTCTGTGATCCATGTCACGAAGGATACCTACCCCACAGTATTGAAGGATTTTGTAACCATAGGCCACTCCGTAACCCTTCACGGATGCACCATTGAGAACAACGTCCTAGTGGGCATCGGCTCCGTTGTTATGGATGACGCCGTTATCGGCGAAAACAGCATAGTTGCCGCAGGCAGTCTTGTCCCTCCGGGAAAGAAATATCCCGCAGGTTCGCTGATAATGGGTAGCCCGGCCAAGGTTGTTAAGGAGCTGAGTGCGGAGGATATAAAGGGGATTCGTGACTACGCCGACAGGTACGTTATGTATAAGAACATATATCTCGACCGCCGGAAATAA
- a CDS encoding DUF6134 family protein, with amino-acid sequence MKRLLFIIVMFIALPLFAEEDVVIESTYDVYSDNVHLGSFTFKRSREDGIVRHEKVINVKKKDMFNEISFFLEEKSVFDENGLLRYSGSLRLDGDERSVTAEREGANYLVQSNPGGSKTLKPDEYDSLSVGTPGSELCGTGKAKDYRIFKLEEFKLLNYTFKHIKNESGRLGSDFTTVCMLTFISEVNKGAIWIAEDELGFVPIRQNVTDEQGRFSAVLRDYSRRQTGD; translated from the coding sequence TTGAAAAGATTACTGTTTATTATCGTTATGTTCATCGCCCTCCCCCTTTTCGCCGAGGAGGATGTTGTTATCGAATCCACCTACGATGTATACTCAGATAATGTGCATCTCGGCTCATTCACCTTCAAGCGCTCCAGAGAAGATGGCATAGTCCGTCACGAAAAAGTAATAAACGTAAAAAAGAAGGATATGTTCAACGAGATCAGCTTCTTCCTTGAGGAGAAAAGCGTCTTCGATGAAAACGGTCTTCTCCGCTACAGCGGAAGCCTCAGGCTGGATGGTGATGAACGCTCTGTTACAGCAGAACGTGAGGGCGCAAACTACTTGGTTCAGTCCAATCCGGGCGGTTCAAAGACACTCAAGCCCGATGAATACGACAGCCTCAGTGTGGGTACACCCGGCAGTGAACTATGCGGAACGGGCAAAGCAAAGGACTACAGAATATTCAAGCTCGAAGAGTTTAAATTACTAAACTACACATTCAAACATATCAAAAACGAGTCTGGCCGACTAGGATCCGATTTCACAACTGTCTGCATGCTCACATTTATCAGTGAGGTAAACAAGGGCGCTATCTGGATAGCAGAGGATGAGCTGGGTTTTGTGCCAATCCGCCAGAATGTTACTGATGAGCAAGGACGTTTCTCAGCCGTGCTGAGGGACTACAGCAGACGGCAGACAGGGGATTGA
- a CDS encoding NusG domain II-containing protein produces MKPRIADALVIAILLIFAISLRGIFTGDGAPSIILVTEKDKRTLPFHDSTYDLTDEIGNHVILEVNNSRVRFIESDCNAKVCIRTGWISGCGEAAVCAPNKVAVYIECSDGAEADAVSR; encoded by the coding sequence TTGAAACCTAGGATAGCCGATGCCCTGGTTATAGCGATCCTTCTTATATTCGCCATATCCCTGCGAGGCATCTTCACAGGTGATGGAGCCCCCAGCATCATTTTAGTCACAGAGAAAGATAAACGCACCCTCCCCTTTCATGACAGTACGTATGACCTGACCGATGAAATCGGAAATCATGTTATCCTGGAGGTCAATAACTCCAGAGTTCGCTTCATAGAATCGGACTGCAATGCGAAGGTCTGCATACGCACAGGGTGGATAAGCGGATGCGGTGAGGCGGCGGTCTGCGCACCGAACAAGGTTGCTGTCTATATAGAGTGCAGTGACGGGGCAGAGGCTGATGCAGTATCAAGATAG
- the amrS gene encoding AmmeMemoRadiSam system radical SAM enzyme translates to MNIEARWYEKRADGKVECGLCPHRCVISPGNGGICRIRKNIDGQFMQTAYAEVAGAGVDPIEKKPLYHFHPGSQILSVGTNGCNLTCPFCQNWNISTSETERNETSADYLVKTAKRENSIGAAYTYNEPLVWYEFVYDCSVRFREAGLKNIIVSNGFINEEPMRELAPLIDAANIDLKGYTEDFYKGISGRLEDVKRTIRILHSCGVHLELTNLVIPGLNDDMATFTQMIDFIAGIDKRIPLHLSRYFPNHKSKEPATPTETLQTMKDKALKKLHYVYLGNVPGNQDTFCPSCSRILVNRSGYRTQSYIGENICPHCSAELYFSF, encoded by the coding sequence ATGAATATCGAGGCTCGCTGGTATGAAAAGCGGGCCGACGGCAAGGTTGAATGCGGCCTTTGCCCGCACCGCTGTGTTATTAGCCCCGGTAACGGCGGTATATGCCGCATACGTAAAAATATAGACGGCCAGTTTATGCAGACCGCCTACGCCGAAGTTGCAGGCGCCGGCGTTGACCCCATTGAAAAGAAGCCGCTCTATCACTTCCACCCCGGCTCGCAGATCCTTAGTGTTGGAACAAACGGGTGTAACCTCACCTGCCCCTTCTGCCAGAACTGGAACATAAGCACATCAGAAACTGAGCGGAACGAAACCTCTGCGGACTATCTTGTTAAAACAGCCAAACGTGAAAACAGTATAGGTGCAGCGTACACTTACAACGAACCGCTTGTGTGGTACGAGTTTGTATACGACTGCTCTGTGCGCTTTCGTGAAGCTGGTCTTAAGAATATCATCGTAAGCAACGGTTTTATCAATGAGGAGCCTATGAGGGAGCTTGCCCCTCTTATCGATGCAGCAAATATTGATCTTAAGGGCTACACAGAGGATTTCTACAAAGGGATCTCCGGCAGGCTCGAGGACGTTAAACGAACCATCAGGATCCTGCACAGCTGCGGGGTACACCTTGAGTTGACAAACCTTGTCATTCCCGGGCTTAACGATGATATGGCAACATTCACACAGATGATCGATTTCATAGCCGGAATAGACAAAAGGATTCCCCTGCACCTGTCCAGATACTTCCCGAACCACAAATCTAAAGAGCCCGCAACACCGACAGAAACTTTGCAGACCATGAAGGACAAGGCCCTGAAAAAGCTTCACTACGTATACCTGGGCAATGTTCCGGGAAATCAGGATACCTTCTGCCCCTCCTGCTCAAGGATACTTGTTAACCGTTCAGGCTACCGCACACAATCATACATCGGAGAGAATATATGCCCGCATTGCTCGGCAGAACTCTACTTCTCCTTCTAA
- the priA gene encoding replication restart helicase PriA — translation MTYYDVLIPVPLSGTFTYVSTTPLKRGMRIKVPLGRRVLPGIVLRENKEPKEGIKYKEPIEIYDNEPVFNDGLLTLFERMGEYYASSPGLVMQGCISKNIITSPISPQIPQPVDVECELELNEEQQRIYDDISADMDCYSAHLVHGVTGSGKTEVFIELAKKVMAEGKKVIYLVPEISLTPQMVSRISARLGFKVLSYHSKLTPKQRRESFWSFAKGTFKFLIGARSALFVPAEDIGLIIVDEEHETSYKQEEAPAHNTRDMAVLYASILKVPVVLGSATPSLESMHNVKEGRYKLHRLRLRHAAEMPQIEIVDLKESDLIDNIISERLYDELSATLERGEQAILLINRKGYSHTLYCRNCGNIVHCPNCSVALTWYKSRNKCKCHYCAEEFFRPVCTSCGDSDVTDYGAGTERIKEILEELLGEKVLQMDTDSVTSLSKLDKMLDSFGKGEYRVLVGTQIVAKGLHFPNVTLAGVLNLDNVFSLPDFRAYERAFQLLTQLSGRSGRGAGKNGKVIIQTNNPELDLFRIVRDDPDSFYDKELAKREAFGYPPFTKVARLIFSHTDEGKTARMADIIRNEIGGKLSNLKVLGPSPAPVSKIKNKYRYTILIKHHDGASLNSILKRAIVAFMEKKTESTMIMKVDRDPVFFM, via the coding sequence ATGACCTATTACGATGTACTCATCCCCGTACCCCTTAGCGGTACTTTCACCTATGTCAGCACCACCCCACTGAAACGGGGGATGCGGATTAAGGTTCCTCTGGGCAGGCGTGTTCTGCCGGGTATTGTTCTCCGGGAGAACAAAGAGCCTAAAGAGGGGATTAAGTACAAAGAACCCATAGAGATATACGACAACGAGCCCGTTTTTAATGACGGGCTTTTAACCCTCTTTGAAAGGATGGGTGAGTACTACGCCTCCTCCCCGGGGCTTGTCATGCAGGGATGCATATCAAAGAATATAATCACCTCCCCCATAAGCCCTCAGATTCCGCAGCCCGTTGATGTGGAATGCGAGCTGGAGCTGAACGAGGAACAGCAGAGGATATACGATGATATCTCTGCTGATATGGATTGCTACAGTGCCCACCTTGTCCACGGTGTAACCGGAAGCGGCAAAACAGAGGTCTTCATTGAGCTCGCCAAAAAGGTCATGGCGGAGGGGAAGAAGGTTATCTACCTTGTGCCGGAGATCTCCCTCACACCCCAAATGGTAAGCCGTATATCTGCCAGGCTCGGATTCAAGGTACTTTCATATCACAGCAAGCTTACCCCCAAACAGAGGCGCGAGTCATTCTGGAGCTTCGCCAAAGGCACATTCAAATTCCTCATAGGGGCGAGAAGTGCCCTCTTCGTTCCGGCGGAGGATATAGGCCTCATCATCGTGGATGAGGAGCACGAAACCAGCTATAAGCAGGAGGAAGCCCCCGCCCACAACACAAGGGACATGGCTGTTCTTTATGCCAGCATCCTTAAGGTTCCCGTGGTGCTGGGGAGTGCCACCCCCTCCCTTGAAAGCATGCACAACGTGAAAGAAGGCCGATACAAGCTCCACAGACTCAGGCTCCGCCATGCGGCAGAGATGCCGCAAATCGAAATCGTAGACCTTAAGGAGAGCGACCTTATAGACAACATCATCTCCGAGCGGCTCTACGATGAACTCTCCGCAACTCTGGAGCGTGGGGAGCAGGCGATCCTGCTTATAAACCGTAAAGGCTACTCCCACACCCTTTACTGCCGCAACTGCGGCAATATTGTCCACTGCCCCAACTGCTCCGTGGCGCTTACATGGTACAAATCCCGCAACAAGTGCAAGTGTCATTATTGCGCCGAGGAGTTCTTCCGTCCGGTTTGCACATCATGCGGAGACAGCGACGTTACAGACTACGGAGCCGGCACAGAGAGAATAAAGGAGATCCTTGAGGAACTTCTGGGTGAAAAGGTTCTGCAGATGGATACAGACAGTGTCACCTCCCTGAGCAAGCTGGATAAGATGCTGGACAGCTTCGGCAAGGGGGAATACAGGGTTCTTGTGGGAACACAGATAGTGGCAAAGGGTCTGCACTTCCCGAATGTAACCCTTGCCGGTGTACTTAATCTGGACAACGTTTTCTCCCTCCCCGACTTCAGAGCGTATGAGAGGGCCTTTCAGCTCCTTACCCAGCTTTCCGGCAGATCCGGAAGGGGTGCGGGGAAAAACGGCAAGGTTATAATACAGACAAACAATCCGGAACTGGATCTGTTCCGCATTGTACGAGATGACCCGGACTCATTCTACGACAAGGAACTCGCCAAACGTGAGGCCTTCGGATATCCTCCATTCACTAAGGTAGCAAGGCTTATCTTCTCCCATACCGATGAGGGGAAGACAGCAAGAATGGCAGACATTATCAGAAACGAGATAGGGGGTAAACTATCGAACCTGAAGGTTCTGGGACCCTCCCCTGCTCCGGTAAGCAAGATTAAAAATAAGTACAGGTACACCATTCTCATCAAGCACCATGATGGGGCAAGCCTTAATAGTATTCTCAAAAGAGCCATAGTGGCCTTCATGGAAAAAAAGACAGAAAGCACGATGATCATGAAGGTAGATAGGGATCCGGTCTTCTTTATGTAG